Part of the Lotus japonicus ecotype B-129 chromosome 6, LjGifu_v1.2 genome, TGCTGAGGGCTTATGCTGCTGAGTTAATGAGGGTGAATCACAAAAATACTGCTGCCCTAGTATGCAAATTTGTTCCAGAGACACTTCAACCCAGATTTGGGTCCTTTTATATGTGTTTAGAGGGCTGCAAAACTGCATTTACAACTGCCTGTAGACCATTCATTGGGGTTGATGGTTGTCACCTCAAAACAAAGTATGGTGGAATTCTGTTGATAGCTGTGGGAAGGGACCCAAATGACCAGTACTTCCCACTGGCATTTGCAGTGGTGGAGTCTGAATGTAAGGAGTCCTGGAGGTGGTTTCTGCACAAGCTGCTAAGGGACATTGGTGATAAAAGATGGGTTTTTATAAGTGACAAGCAAAAGGTAAATTGCTCTTTGTCTCATTTACTTTGTACTCTTTTCTGTTCTGGAAACACTTAATCTGATCATTCACtcatttactttgttttttctGCTAGGGATTGTTACAAGTGTTTGATGAAGAGCTCCCTGGTGTTGAGCATCGTTTTTGTGTCAGGCATCTATACAGCAACTTCAAGAAGAAGTTTGGTGGGGGTACTGAGATCAGGGATGTGCTAATGTGGGCTTCAAAGGCAACATACAAAGCACTTTGGGAAGAGAAGATGCAAGAGATCAAAGACATGAATGTAGATGCATACAATTGGCTTCATGCAATCCCCACAAAATATTGGTGTAAGCATGCATTCAGTCCTTACCCTAAGTGTGATGTTACTATGAATAACTTAGCTGAGGCATTTAATAGTACAATTTTAGTGGCTAGGGATAAACCTATTATTACCATGCTTGAGTGGATTAGAAAGTATCTCATGACTAGGTTTGCAAACTTAAATGAAAAAAGTAAAAGGTGGAAGGGGAATGTTATGCCAAAACCTAGGAGAAGGTTGGATAGGGAGATCAAACATTGTGGGGATTGGCAACCTTTTGCTGTGGGTAAGGGGATATTTGAAGTTGAGCATACTAAATATGAAATTCAGAAGTTTGTTGTAGATCTAGGCAAACAAACATGTACCTGCAATTTCTGGGAATTAGTTGGAATTCCTTGTAGACATGTTGTAGCTTGTATCTGTGATCGTGGTTTGAAGCCTGAGGACTATGTCCATTGGTATTATACAAGGGAAGCATATGATGCATGCTATGGGAATATGATATCACCCATCAATGGAGAAAAAATGTGGCCAAAACAAAGTGAGGAACCAATTCTACCTCCTGAATTTAAAAGAGGGCCTGGTAGGCCTAAGAAATTGAGGAGGAGGGAGCCTGATGAAGCAAACCCTACAAAACTTCCTAGAGGAGGATCTTCCTACACATGCAGCAGATGCCACCAAAAAGGGCACAATCAAAGAAAGTGCCATCTGCCAAAACCACCAACCCCTGGGAACACTGATGAGGAGCCTGAGGAAAATGATGTTGTGGACCTATCCCAGGTAATGAATACACATTTGTTTCCTTCAATTCAATACCAAAACACATAACTAATCTGATTATGTTTTTTTGCAGGTGTTTGGTATTAACGTTGATGCAAGTGGTAATGAAGCCACTACTGCTGGAGCTGCTGTAACTGGAGTGAGTGCTGAAGGCACAGCTGCTGCAATGTCATCATCCCAACCAGCTAGAACTACAAGAGCCAAAGCTACACCTGAAGCTAGAGTTTCCTCTTCACAACCAGCACCAACATCTGCTGCAAAACCAAAAGCACCCCCTAAAGCTACTTCTAAACCACCCCCCCAAATCTACTGCAGCAAAAGCTACATCTTCCAAACCACCCCCCAAAGCCACTGCACCAAAAAAAGCTACATCACAGCCACAACAAGCACCAACAAAACCACCACAGCCACCAAAAGCTACACCACAACCTCCAAAAGCATCTTCTCAGCCACCACCAACAAAACCACCCCAGCCACCAAAAGCAACTGCAAAACAGCCACCAAAAGCAGCAGCACCAACCAACACAAGATCTGCTGCTAAGTCTGCCCAAGGAGGAAGAAAGAGAGCTCGAGACAATGAGATTGGGCACTGGATTCCCACTGGATCGACAATTGGAGGAGGGAGAGCCAAAGCAGTTGGCAGTGAAGGACAAGGAAACAAGAGGAAAATGTCAAAGAAATAGGAAGGGAATCTTGCACATGGAACTACTGCAGCACCACTTGCTTTTTGTAATAGTATTAGTGGGGATTTGGACTTACTTTAGTACATGGGGGACCActtaattttaaagtttgtaATGGGCATGGCCCTAATGACAATTGTTTTTTATGTTGCTACTTTCTATGTGCTGATGCTACTTATTTAAGTTTGTAATGGGCATGGCCCTAATGACAATTATGTTTGTTTAATGTCATGCTGCAATTTCTGGTGTTAAATTGTTGTTTATTTGGCCTTTATGTGACTACAAGTGCTGGCCAATTGCAGTATTAGTACTAGTGATGTCTTCAAATTAAAGAACCAGGTATAGAATGGAAAACAAGCTATGGAAAAAACAGGGTAATTGATTCATCCCAACAACCAATACTGATTCAATTCATTAAGTGAATATAGCATTCATTACATAAGGATCTTTTCAACAACATTTGCATTACATTCAACAACACCAACAACTACTGCATTCATGACAAAACCAACTTTTGATTCAATTTCATTCAACTACATCACCAAACCTAGAAATACTTTGACAAAGCTACAGCACATCCTAAAACTAACAACACCAACAGCACATTGCTCTTCAaaccttcacttttcagcttcaaCTTTAACTTGGCAATCTTCTTGTCTTTCATTTCATTCTTGTCTTCCATGATCTTACCAAAAACACAGACCATGATTTCCTCCATGTCTCCACTCAGCTTAGCAAATTTCTTGTCCATCATGTCATCAAGCTCTTCAACAATCTTCATCTCTACATTCAATTTGGATGAATCCTCATTCTCAGCTTCACATTCTACTTTCTCCCATTCAAAGAAACCACAGCTCCAATTTTCCTATACCACATACCTATCAATCAGTACAAGGGATAGACAAAGGCAAATTAAATGCTAAGATTAATGAGATTAATCCATAAATACCTTCCAATCAGGACATCTCCAAAACAACCTTCCTGGATTTTTCTATGAATTGGATTTGTACAGAATCACTTGTTTGCCACAACCACAACTTCTCTCTTGCAAAGGGGTGCAGGAATTGGACGAACGAGCACTGATTCGTGTGTTCTGGGTCGAGTCGCGCATCTGGGTGTTGTTCCTCGCCATAGcgcacttctggatctggttcTGAGACTGCATCTTGTGCTTCAACCTCGCGTGCTTCCACTTCGTTAACCACCGCTACCGCCGTCGCCTTTCCCCGTTCAACCTCGCGTGCTTCCTCTTCGTTCACCTCTGGTTCTCCAACTCCTTCCCCTTCTTCGACATTCTCTCTTATTTTATCTTAGGTTtagtttgattttgatttgggaTTAGGGTTAAAGGGGGGAATTAGGATTAGTGATaaatattagtgttttttaattataataattcattaacagattttaaaaaattataaatgcaTACGTGTATATTGTGAATGAGATAGACAATTGCCACATAAGCTTAAAACACACGCAGGGACTTATTTGGACCAAAAAAATTTTCATAGGGACCgggaatcgaaaaaaaaaatttcagggacctatTTTAATGTCGGgaacaatttcaggggcctttgtatgtattaagcctaaattGAATATTAGAAGTAGACCATTTCTAAGTAAACTAAACCTTATGATACATTGTTTGTGGTTACCCGCTGCATATTTTAAAATAGAGTCCTTTGCAGTTTTCTCCCTTCTTGCCTCCCcatctttttaaattttttgtttcactaTATCAGCATTTTTTCAATGTGTATACGTGCAGATTCTTTAGAGGGCGCTAGAAACTAAGTTACTATATTTCAGCAGTAAAAGATAAGGCTGAGAACTCAAAGGTGGAAAAGACAGAGTAAACTGTTGTGTACTTGCCACTTGGTGGTAGAAATTATCTGTAACTATTAAATAAGCTCTCTAGTCTCTAGTGCTAAACGTTATACAGTTAGAGGCATGCTTAGTAGCAAGCTCAAGTCTCCAGCTACAACTACAACTGTAAAGAATTTTTACTCGCACATCGTATGAGTAGATTgaatataacaaaataaaatgtaCTTAATCCAAATTTCTGTAGATTGAAGTCTAACTACAGCTTGAGAACATACATGTAACCTGACAGCCAATCACTTcaaatgttatttatttatcttattCCCCCAAATCTATAACTGGATACATACAACTCTGATTTATTCACTCTAGATTACATAGTTAGCTATCTTCAAGGAAAAGGTGCCCTGAGTTTCATCTGAGTTTCTTCAATGTCAATGGCAAATCCTTTTCCATGTTGCTTCCAATAGTCTGCCATTGGGCTAATCATCTCTGGCTCTGGAATCTCCAACCTTGAACTTTTCAGGCTCTCTGAGGAAATATTGTACTTGGAATCCCTCTCATGCAGCAGGTCTGGCCTCACTAGCCCAGGGCTCACAGCTTGTGGAGACATCATTAGGGCTGGTGCACCCAAAGGAAGCCTATCCCCTTCATTTCCAATGTCCACACCCACATCAGAAAGAACACATGCAAAGGTTAGACTTCTCAAAGTAATGCTACTCAAATGGGTATCAAAGATCACAGCACAACCACATTACTAACTGGCTGATACAGAATTTGAAAGGGAATTTTTTGGTAGTGCTATATGCacaatatacaaaaaaaaaatgtaagataATTAGTTGTGCTCTTTAGTGTGTGTTCGGATGAGAAAAAGGTGTAACAGATTTTTATCTCATTCCAATGAATGCTAGCATTTTCACTGGTAGTAACTGTATCCAAACATTGCCTTGATAGTTCTAGATTCCTTGACAGTTGTGATCAATTGTAAGTCTGTAACTCACACTATTGTTCAAATATTTgtatgaaaagaaaatgaaaacataaCAAATTTGTATACCTCTATCAGCCTGCCATGTACACCAGAATTTGCCATAAGTTTTGGCAAGGCTTTTGAGCTCAGGCATCCCAATCATCTCTGGAACTCTAGGATTCACCCAAAGACCTGCTTTTATCTGCACCATCCAAACTAGCCCTCAACAATTTTCTACAATGCATGTCATTTCACCCAAGAGGAAAAAAAATGCAATGAATTTAATAACCAAAGCAGAATCAGTAGGTGAAAAACCTCATAAGCATGAGAATGCCAAAGCTTCTGCTCCTCTGGAGACAGAGTTTCAAAGATATCATCAGATATTATGTACTCCACACCTATCACAAACCCAATATACACATACATAAAGATGAGTTTCTCAAACTTGGAataaaaacagaggaaaaaacagaacagaacagagcaTTATTACCAAGGAGACGAGCGTTGGGTTCATCGGAATCGTAAACGGCGCACTGGACGAAATCATCGGTGAGGTGGGAGCAGTAGTGGTGTGTCTCAATCTGGCGAGACATGTCATGGCTGTACATGGCGAAGGTGCACACATGCTGGCTCATTTCCTTGACTGGTTCCAGTGACTGTATCATCATTGCACCCTTGTCGATCACATGCTGCGTCACGCTCACGGCTGCGCCGGGAGTTGGCTCTGAACCCTTAGCCGGCGTTGGGCCCGGTGACTTGTCGGTGGAAGACATTGGTGTTGCAAGTTATGGAGGAGATGTGAGTGTTACAGTGTAGCACCTCTTCACCTATGTTTGGttataagaagaagaaggtgatgatgatggaGGAAAGAGAACGTGAGTTCTGGTTTTTGTTCCACGTACACATGCATGGTTGCTTGCGTGTAGTGGGACTGTGTTGCCATTTGTTAGAAGTAGTAAGAGCTCACTAACAAACAAGTAGGGTTGTTGAAGTCAATAGATATAGATTAATCCATTTTCATCAAATTTTATCactgaaaataaaatatatttctttctATAGTTTCTATTTCAGTTTGGAAACATGTGTAACGATGAGACCAAAATGGGACCATCGCAAAAGTTAAGCATAAATTGCTTCTATTTATTGTGATTTTAGTTTTATCATAATTTTCTACTGTATATCCAAACATGCAGTTATTGCAAGCCCTTAAacgggtaaatggtcacattggtccctggatgttcgcaccgacttcagaatcgtccctggatgaattttattaggctcgcggtccccaaatgtggcaaaaaatagtcatattagtccctgacgttaaaatctcctaacgtccgttaaccctattaataaaagtcaacatttctaattttctttcactttggtccctttcttctttcttccaccctcttcacccccttcttccatcattttcaccaaaatccACCCCCCATCGGGCTTCAGAAACCCATAACGTAAACCCACAATCTTCacttccttcatcttcatcttgttcatcTTCACTTTATTCATCTTCCCCAAAAACCCAGAACTCCACCTCATCCGACCACCACTCCAGCCACCTCCCACATTTAAACGACCAACCTCCACCACGTAAACCATCTGATTCAAGTTCTCTGGTCACCACCCCCCTCACTCCAGACCTCGATGAAGATATATCTCAGATCTGTGTCCAAATCCCTAAACCCGGATTTGGGTACTGCTCTTTGGGGAATGAGAGAAAGGATAAACCAGATTTGGGTCGGAGGTTTGAATGAGGAAGGAGGCTGGTTGGTTCGTTTACGGAAGGTGGGTGTGGCTATGGATGTTGGGTTTTCAGTGTTTGGTGAGAAAAGCTTCAGATTGGTGGTGAAGGGGGTTGATTTGGCTTAGAGATGAGGAAAGTTGTAAACTTTACGGTTGAGTGTGGCTTGGATGTAACTCTGTTTTCTGTTTtgtattatatttaaaattcaaattcagtGTGATGAATGATCAACCTCAGTTCTTACTTCTTACCAGGCATTGGTCAGATTAAAGGCatggtttttttaaatgcaTTTTTTAAACCAATTTCCAAATGATATTGTCCACGCTTGGGTGTTTGTGAACGGGGCAGAGAAGGAGTGCGCTGTGATGGTTTTATGTAACAATTTGTCATCCTTAGAAATGGCATTGTAAACAGGATAGGAATAGTAGGAAGCTTATATTCAATTTTCAGAAGTTGTTACTGctttatttcattttcttcaatttcaatgCTATCGTTTTAGGTGCATTTTTTGTGTTTATTACTGCCTAACAGAATATGTTCTGCAGGTGATTTGCCGGATAGAACACTATTAGGAACAGTCCAGGTTTTGACCCCAAGCAATCATGCTAACACACCTCAATTTTCTGAGCCAATGAAATTTGATACCATGAACATTGATGCTGTGATCAGAACAAATGATGCTGAACTCGGAGAAGCAAATCAAGACGAGCCAAAATCTGGA contains:
- the LOC130725899 gene encoding oil body-associated protein 2B-like, which produces MSSTDKSPGPTPAKGSEPTPGAAVSVTQHVIDKGAMMIQSLEPVKEMSQHVCTFAMYSHDMSRQIETHHYCSHLTDDFVQCAVYDSDEPNARLLGVEYIISDDIFETLSPEEQKLWHSHAYEIKAGLWVNPRVPEMIGMPELKSLAKTYGKFWCTWQADRGDRLPLGAPALMMSPQAVSPGLVRPDLLHERDSKYNISSESLKSSRLEIPEPEMISPMADYWKQHGKGFAIDIEETQMKLRAPFP